From a region of the Danio aesculapii chromosome 4, fDanAes4.1, whole genome shotgun sequence genome:
- the gnsa gene encoding N-acetylglucosamine-6-sulfatase, with translation MASFVFNSGSNTVSAPLVLLHFIIVICVTLHCVNLAAAKSNPKPNIVLILTDDLDVSIGGMIPLVKTKKLIGDAGITFTNAFVASPLCCPSRASILTGKYPHNHHVVNNTLEGNCSSTAWQKGQEPDAFPAFLQKHAAYQTFFAGKYLNEYGSKKAGGVEHVPLGWDHWFALERNSKYYNYTLSVNGRAQRHGQNYSEDYLTDVLANISIDFLENKSNRRPFFMMVSTPAPHSPWTAAPQYDSSFPDLKAPRDPNFNIHGKDKHWLIRQAKTPMSNSSVEFLDNAYRKRWRTLLSVDDLVEKLVRKLDVRGELSNTYVIFTSDNGYHTGQFSLPMDKRQLYEFDIRVPLLVRGPNIKPNQTSPLPIANVDLGPTILDIAGYNVNETQMDGMSFLPIMVGEMNSSVWRSDVLVEYEGEGRNVSDPACPLLGPGVSECFPDCVCEDAYNNTYACVRTVSPNANLQYCEFDDNEVFVEVYNLTSDPFQLSNIAKSIDQEVLEKMNHRLMMLQSCSGRSCRTPGVYDSRFRFDPRFMFSSLVPHRNKRRQMLK, from the exons ATGgcttcatttgtttttaattcgGGATCAAACACGGTCTCAGCTCCGTTAGTGTTACTTCATTTTATTATTGTCATCTGCGTCACTTTGCATTGTGTCAATCTGGCCGCTGCTAAAAGCAATCCCAAACCGAACATAGTTTTAATCCTGACCGATGATCTGGATGTGTCCATCGGCGGAATG ATTCCTTTAGTCAAGACTAAAAAGCTGATAGGTGATGCTGGAATTACCTTTACAAACGCG TTTGTGGCCAGTCCTCTGTGCTGTCCCAGCAGGGCGAGTATCCTGACAGGTAAATACCCTCACAATCATCACGTGGTGAACAACACGCTGGAGGGAAACTGCAGCAGCACAGCATGGCAGAAGGGCCAGGAGCCTGATGCTTTCCCTGCCTTCCTGCAGAAACATGCCGCATATCAGACCTTCTTCGCTGGGAAATACCTGAATGAG TATGGCAGTAAAAAAGCTGGAGGAGTCGAGCATGTTCCTCTGGGCTGGGATCACTGGTTCGCCTTG GAGAGAAACTCTAAATATTACAACTATACACTGTCAGTGAACGGCAGAGCGCAGCGGCACGGACAAAACTACAGTGAAGATTATCTTACAGACGTCCTG GCCAATATTTCCATCGACTTCCTGGAAAACAAGTCAAACCGCAGGCCTTTCTTCATGATGGTGTCTACTCCGGCGCCGCACTCGCCCTGGACGGCCGCTCCGCAGTACGACAGCAGTTTTCCTGACCTCAAAGCTCCACGAGACCCCAACTTCAACATACACGGAAAG GACAAACACTGGCTCATCAGACAAGCAAAGACGCCTATGAGCAACTCTTCAGTCGAGTTTTTGGATAACGCCTACAGAAAACG GTGGCGCACTTTACTATCAGTGGATGACCTGGTGGAGAAGCTGGTGAGAAAGCTGGACGTCAGAGGAGAGCTCAGCAACACCTACGTCATTTTCACCTCCGACAATGGATATCACACAG GCCAGTTTTCTCTGCCGATGGATAAGAGGCAGCTCTATGAGTTTGATATAAGAGTTCCTCTGCTGGTGCGAGGACCGAATATCAAACCCAACCAGACCAGCCCg ttaCCTATAGCAAATGTGGATTTGGGTCCAACAATTCTAGACATCGCAGGATACAACGTTAATGAAACTCAGATGGACGGCATGTCATTTCTTCCCATAATG GTGGGTGAGATGAACAGCAGTGTGTGGAGGTCAGATGTGCTGGTTGAATATGAAGGTGAAGGCCGTAATGTGTCAGATCCCGCCTGTCCCCTGCTGGGCCCCGGGGTCTCG GAGTGTTTccctgactgtgtgtgtgaagaCGCCTACAACAACACTTACGCCTGTGTTCGCACTGTGTCACCGAACGCCAACTTACAGTACTGTGAATTTGATGACAATGAG GTGTTTGTGGAGGTCTACAATCTGACGTCAGACCCATTTCAGTTGAGTAACATCGCCAAGAGCATCGACCAGGAGGTGCTGGAGAAGATGAACCACCGGCTCATGATGCTGCAGTCCTGCTCGGGACGCTCCTGCAGAACGCCAGGGGTCTACGACTCACG GTTCAGGTTTGACCCTCGGTTCATGTTCAGCAGCCTCGTCCCGCACAGAAACAAGCGGCGGCAGATGCTGAAGTAG
- the zgc:194209 gene encoding LOW QUALITY PROTEIN: adipocyte plasma membrane-associated protein (The sequence of the model RefSeq protein was modified relative to this genomic sequence to represent the inferred CDS: inserted 1 base in 1 codon) produces MKCPLREPAVVKVIADGSPLXHRGEQRVFFHGAREQTLNFILQSERLYHTAMLSQSSVKVVLLAVAVGVYLIPSPIDPEPYIFEGPPPALEGPLAVNTRLQRGRRLFSGQLKGPESFTADQNGNIYTGTVDGKLWRINNESLKFITQMGQNIPECGSSTDYEPVCGRPHGLRLDRDRQLIVADSYYGLFKVDPLTGEKTLLHSSKDGADGIPFGFLNGLEISKNGTVFFTDSSSKWGRRHVRYEVLETNHLGRLLTYDPVSGRVQTLLDSLYMPNGFAFSPDEDFLLLAETSVGRIIKFWLKGPKAGMKEVVLNNMIGYPDNIRLSDRGTFLVGISTVRFAGRLFPPFLDLMGPYPALKRAIVKLVPLSWYNLLLPKYGVVLELDSAGQVIDSLHDPTGHLTWAVSDVFQHGTLYYLGNTDLPFLPVLDEWS; encoded by the exons ATGAAGTGTCCTTTACGTGAACCCGCCGTTGTTAAAGTTATCGCTGATGGATCACCGC TTCATCGCGGAGAGCAGCGCGTCTTCTTTCATGGCGCCCGGGAGCAAACGCTGAACTTTATACTGCAGTCCGAACGACTTTACCACACAGCCAT GCTCAGTCAGAGTTCAGTGAAGGTCGTATTGTTGGCCGTTGCAGTTGGAGTTTATCTCATTCCCTCTCCTATTGATCCTGAGCCGTACAT ATTCGAGGGTCCTCCGCCGGCTCTCGAGGGCCCTTTAGCAGTGAACACACGCTTACAGAGAGGCAGAAGACTGTTTTCTGGTCAGCTCAAAGGTCCCGAGTCCTTCACCGCTGACCAGAATG GAAACATCTACACTGGCACCGTCGACGGGAAGCTTTGGAGAATCAACAACGAATCCCTAAAGTTCATCACTCAGATGGGCCAGAACATCCCCGAATGTG GCTCGAGTACAGACTATGAGCCGGTTTGTGGTCGTCCTCATGGCCTGCGACTGGACCGGGACAGGCAACTGATTGTGGCAGACTCTTATTACGGCCTGTTTAAAGTCGACCCTTTGACCGGAGAGAAAACACTCCTACATTCCAGCAAAGACG GAGCTGATGGGATTCCCTTTGGCTTCCTAAATGGTCTGGAGATTTCTAAAAACGGCACTGTGTTCTTCACCGACTCCAGCAGTAAATGGGGCAGACGTCATGTTCGATATGAG GTGTTGGAGACGAATCATCTGGGTCGTCTGCTGACCTATGATCCCGTCAGCGGCCGCGTTCAGACGCTGCTGGACTCTCTATATATGCCAAATGGATTTGCTTTCTCACCTGATGAAGACTTTCTGCTTCTGGCTGAAACCAGCGTCGGACGGATTATCAA GTTCTGGTTGAAGGGGCCGAAAGCGGGTATGAAGGAGGTCGTCCTGAACAACATGATTGGCTACCCTGATAACATCCGCCTCAGTGACCGAGGCACATTTTTAGTAGGAATATCCACTGTTAGATTTGCCGGTCGCCTCTTTCCGCCGTTCCTGGATCTGATGGGTCCATATCCTGCACTTAAACGTGCCATAGTGAAG CTGGTTCCTCTGAGCTGGTACAATCTCCTCCTGCCGAAATACGGAGTGGTTCTGGAGCTGGACTCTGCGGGACAGGTGATCGACAGCCTCCATGACCCCACAGGACATCTCACATGGGCCGTCAGTGACGTCTTCCAGCACGGGACGCTTTATTATCTGGGCAACACCGATCTGCCATTCCTGCCAGTGCTGGATGAGTGGAGCTGA